The following are encoded in a window of Kitasatospora fiedleri genomic DNA:
- a CDS encoding DUF4135 domain-containing protein, with translation MSLDVQTWLRTPGTPGHAAPTAALLPGLPGADERLHAVIAAAASFEERAAARDDGQALFTPDPAEDRRSRAAAVETWLRRAAGDQRSAGVLLDHLAETGRPLGEGLRRVRLTDPAALPSWAHALAVFLRAQSEAPATGPGAVAAGFRTAADALLPAGDGSVLGVPVTAKGRADVVGTLTGRLVEAANLTLCQEFQLATGRPRATSWDAEGGPDASVAGWLARLERLPALAYLIGTVCRQWQEMYTEMFARLAADRAGLVAEMWGGTDPGALDSVHGDAGDRHAQGRSVALLRFESGAGVVYKPKDMRHATAFLGLVERLNRELSLDLPLRTVLLRSDRGDDGHGASLSTDCSGDYGWEELVPSRPCADRAGFARFYRRLGMTIRLVQLLEGRDLWADNLLADGEHPVLIDLECLLYPRVQAPPVLTAGQHGLLDELETTVVRTAMAFQAWTPAGRTDALDIGCLSRVGSLESAPGVPALPLPAYRPVHDGQPADPWQYTDEVVDGYREMHAALHRLRGELADPEGPLSGFRGIWVRYIWRHTWDGYKILRASTSPFALDDGATRETVIAGALRGAVTARAGDAARGDLLEVVLAELDSFRSFDIPFFRSLTTSSSVFTADGREIPGHFQSTGWQRLQLRVAELDGFDLEGHVAVLSGCADAARAGTERPPAAPARPLRAAQPPSPGELLSAATALGDRILADRRPTGWLGQSWYPGTGLRQVEALGPDLTSGTLGIALLLAELWSATGEPRFHRAAHGLLAEATALIDPKEPMAFAFAGDSRLASGAPVPGGFFGPGAIIHGLARGGLLLGEADFLTAAQALVPGALSVAESASNRPGRPSRVPHADVPLGSAGLLLNLLRLRRAGGSHPDTDQGIRELAAGALDRLADEHTPFDFLELVPGGADSIAAALARTLAEAPALLTDPEDLRTRLHAHRFATGTRSGRLACLDTAVSLGADAVDQADLGALTPPVTGPELAALTGRALLSAATEALTAAEAGLVHTLPEDVEALLPGPFYDGREAAALMVRELLTRHRLHGTWFPDRAAHDAVNLGALDGTVAVGLLLLRLHDASAAPLATLR, from the coding sequence ATGTCGCTCGACGTTCAGACCTGGCTCCGCACCCCCGGGACCCCGGGCCACGCGGCCCCGACCGCCGCCCTGCTGCCCGGCCTGCCCGGCGCCGACGAACGGCTGCACGCCGTGATCGCCGCCGCGGCGAGTTTCGAGGAACGCGCCGCCGCCCGCGACGACGGGCAGGCCCTGTTCACCCCCGATCCGGCCGAGGACCGGCGCAGCCGCGCCGCCGCCGTCGAGACCTGGCTGCGCCGGGCGGCGGGCGACCAGCGCTCCGCCGGGGTGCTGCTCGACCACCTCGCCGAGACCGGCCGTCCGCTCGGCGAGGGCCTGCGCCGGGTCCGGCTGACCGACCCGGCCGCGCTGCCCTCCTGGGCCCACGCGCTGGCGGTGTTCCTGCGCGCCCAGAGCGAGGCGCCCGCCACCGGCCCGGGCGCGGTCGCGGCCGGCTTCCGTACCGCCGCCGACGCCTTGCTGCCCGCCGGGGACGGCTCCGTGCTGGGCGTCCCGGTCACCGCGAAGGGCCGCGCCGACGTGGTCGGCACCCTGACCGGACGGCTGGTCGAGGCCGCCAACCTGACGCTCTGCCAGGAGTTCCAGCTCGCCACCGGCCGCCCCCGCGCCACCAGCTGGGACGCCGAGGGCGGCCCGGACGCCTCCGTGGCGGGCTGGCTGGCCCGGCTGGAGCGGCTGCCCGCGCTGGCCTACCTGATCGGCACGGTCTGCCGGCAGTGGCAGGAGATGTACACCGAGATGTTCGCCCGGCTCGCCGCCGACCGGGCCGGCCTGGTGGCCGAGATGTGGGGCGGCACCGACCCGGGCGCGCTGGACTCCGTGCACGGCGACGCCGGCGACCGGCACGCCCAGGGCCGCTCGGTGGCGCTGCTGCGCTTCGAGAGCGGCGCGGGCGTGGTCTACAAGCCCAAGGACATGCGGCACGCGACCGCCTTCCTCGGCCTGGTCGAACGGCTCAACCGGGAGCTCTCCCTCGACCTGCCGCTGCGCACCGTGCTGCTCCGCTCCGACCGGGGCGACGACGGCCACGGCGCCTCGCTCAGCACCGACTGCTCCGGCGACTACGGCTGGGAGGAGCTGGTCCCGTCCCGCCCCTGCGCCGACCGCGCGGGCTTCGCCCGGTTCTACCGCCGCCTGGGCATGACCATCCGGCTGGTGCAGCTGCTGGAGGGCCGCGACCTGTGGGCGGACAACCTGCTCGCCGACGGCGAGCACCCCGTCCTGATCGACCTGGAGTGCCTGCTCTACCCGCGCGTCCAGGCCCCGCCGGTGCTGACCGCCGGACAGCACGGCCTGCTGGACGAGCTGGAGACCACCGTGGTGCGCACCGCGATGGCCTTCCAGGCGTGGACCCCGGCCGGACGCACCGACGCCCTCGACATCGGCTGCCTGTCCCGGGTCGGCAGCCTGGAGAGCGCCCCCGGCGTGCCCGCCCTGCCGCTGCCCGCCTACCGCCCGGTGCACGACGGGCAGCCCGCCGACCCGTGGCAGTACACCGACGAGGTGGTCGACGGCTACCGCGAGATGCACGCCGCCCTGCACCGGCTGCGCGGCGAACTCGCCGACCCCGAAGGGCCGCTGAGCGGGTTCCGGGGCATCTGGGTGCGCTACATCTGGCGCCACACCTGGGACGGCTACAAGATCCTGCGGGCCTCCACCAGCCCGTTCGCGCTGGACGACGGCGCGACCCGGGAGACCGTCATCGCCGGGGCGCTGCGCGGCGCCGTCACCGCCCGCGCGGGCGACGCGGCCCGCGGCGACCTGCTGGAGGTGGTGCTCGCCGAACTCGACTCCTTCCGCTCCTTCGACATCCCGTTCTTCCGCTCGCTGACCACCTCCTCCTCGGTGTTCACCGCCGACGGCCGGGAGATCCCCGGCCACTTCCAGTCCACCGGCTGGCAGCGCCTCCAGCTGCGGGTCGCCGAACTCGACGGCTTCGACCTGGAGGGCCACGTCGCGGTGCTCTCCGGCTGCGCGGACGCCGCCCGGGCCGGCACCGAGCGGCCCCCGGCGGCACCCGCCCGACCGCTGCGCGCGGCCCAGCCGCCCAGCCCCGGCGAACTGCTGTCCGCCGCCACGGCACTCGGCGACCGCATCCTCGCCGACCGGCGCCCCACCGGCTGGCTCGGCCAGAGCTGGTACCCGGGCACCGGCCTGCGCCAGGTCGAGGCGCTCGGCCCCGACCTGACCTCCGGCACCCTCGGCATCGCCCTGCTGCTCGCCGAACTCTGGTCCGCCACCGGCGAACCGCGCTTCCACCGGGCCGCGCACGGCCTGCTCGCCGAGGCCACCGCGCTGATCGACCCGAAGGAGCCGATGGCCTTCGCGTTCGCCGGCGACTCCCGGCTGGCCTCCGGCGCGCCCGTCCCCGGCGGCTTCTTCGGCCCCGGCGCGATCATCCACGGCCTGGCCCGGGGCGGGCTGCTGCTCGGCGAGGCCGACTTCCTCACCGCCGCCCAGGCCCTGGTGCCCGGCGCGCTGTCGGTCGCCGAGTCCGCCTCCAACCGGCCCGGCCGCCCGAGCCGGGTCCCGCACGCCGACGTGCCGCTCGGCAGCGCGGGCCTGCTGCTCAACCTGCTGCGCCTGCGCCGCGCGGGCGGCAGCCACCCCGACACCGACCAGGGCATCCGGGAGCTGGCCGCCGGCGCGCTCGACCGGCTCGCCGACGAGCACACCCCGTTCGACTTCCTGGAGCTCGTCCCCGGCGGCGCCGACTCGATCGCCGCCGCGCTCGCCCGCACCCTCGCCGAAGCCCCCGCGCTGCTCACCGACCCCGAGGACCTGCGGACCCGGCTGCACGCGCACCGCTTCGCCACCGGCACCCGCTCCGGGCGCCTCGCCTGCCTGGACACCGCCGTCTCGCTCGGCGCCGACGCCGTCGACCAGGCCGACCTGGGCGCGCTCACCCCGCCCGTCACCGGCCCCGAACTCGCCGCCCTCACCGGCCGCGCCCTGCTCTCCGCCGCCACCGAGGCGCTCACCGCCGCCGAGGCGGGCCTGGTCCACACCCTGCCCGAGGACGTGGAGGCGCTGCTGCCCGGCCCGTTCTACGACGGCCGCGAGGCCGCCGCCCTGATGGTCCGCGAACTGCTCACCCGCCACCGCCTGCACGGCACCTGGTTCCCGGACCGGGCCGCGCACGACGCCGTCAACCTCGGCGCGCTGGACGGCACCGTCGCCGTCGGCCTGCTGCTGCTGCGCCTGCACGACGCCTCCGCCGCCCCGCTCGCCACCCTGCGCTGA
- a CDS encoding cytochrome P450: MDSLRHELTRFIQQPAAQQDPPALYRRLLTEAPVLDLGPLYVVSGYQEILTVLMNPGTNVDPTTVGLPRAGNTALLKVVNRMLPMRDGADHTRLKRLATAAFSHRRLEQMRERIESTAARLLAPLIAAGSFELVADLAVPLPVAVSCAILDVPDSEQGRITGWASLVARSMLDPFGNGPEAAELDAEFAEFHAYVEELCAARAADPGDDLISRLTTARGEGRLDTEELLAFVVMLLANGLETLTSGLAVAAWELIRTPGLTARVREEPALAAAVFDEAQRLGSPVRASARALTREVALGDTVVPAGSVAMLLYAAANRDPRRFADPDRFDLDRAERQHLAFGHGPHHCLGAPLSLIAGSAVLRGLAEADATRELSTTLTDATARPTEQFAFGGVRELPVACPPRTAPVPELMEVAA; this comes from the coding sequence ATGGACAGCCTCCGGCACGAGCTGACGCGGTTCATCCAGCAGCCCGCCGCTCAGCAGGACCCACCCGCGCTCTACCGCCGGTTGCTGACCGAGGCGCCCGTCCTCGACCTCGGCCCGCTGTACGTGGTCTCCGGCTACCAGGAGATCCTCACCGTCCTGATGAACCCCGGGACCAACGTCGACCCGACCACCGTCGGCCTGCCCCGGGCGGGCAACACCGCGCTGCTCAAGGTGGTCAACCGGATGCTGCCGATGCGCGACGGCGCCGACCACACCCGGCTCAAGCGGCTCGCCACCGCCGCGTTCAGCCACCGTCGGCTGGAGCAGATGCGCGAGCGGATCGAGAGCACCGCCGCCCGGCTGCTCGCCCCGCTGATCGCCGCCGGCTCCTTCGAGCTCGTCGCCGACCTGGCCGTCCCGCTGCCGGTCGCGGTCTCCTGCGCCATCCTCGACGTCCCTGACTCCGAGCAGGGCCGGATCACCGGCTGGGCGAGCCTGGTGGCCCGCTCGATGCTCGACCCCTTCGGCAACGGCCCCGAGGCCGCCGAGCTGGACGCCGAGTTCGCCGAATTCCACGCCTACGTAGAGGAGTTGTGCGCGGCCCGGGCCGCCGACCCCGGTGACGACCTGATCAGCCGACTGACCACCGCGCGCGGCGAGGGCCGGCTCGACACCGAGGAACTGCTCGCCTTCGTGGTGATGCTGCTGGCCAACGGGCTGGAGACGCTCACCTCCGGACTGGCCGTCGCCGCCTGGGAGTTGATCCGCACCCCCGGCCTGACCGCCCGGGTGCGCGAGGAACCCGCGCTGGCCGCCGCCGTGTTCGACGAGGCCCAGCGGCTCGGCAGCCCCGTCCGGGCCAGCGCCCGGGCCCTGACCCGGGAGGTCGCGCTCGGCGACACCGTCGTCCCGGCCGGGAGCGTCGCCATGCTGCTGTACGCCGCCGCCAACCGGGACCCGCGCCGCTTCGCCGACCCCGACCGCTTCGACCTCGACCGCGCCGAGCGCCAGCACCTCGCCTTCGGCCACGGCCCGCACCACTGCCTGGGCGCACCGCTCTCCCTGATCGCCGGCTCCGCCGTCCTGCGCGGCCTCGCCGAGGCCGACGCCACCAGGGAGTTGAGCACCACGCTGACCGACGCCACCGCCCGCCCGACCGAGCAGTTCGCCTTCGGCGGGGTGCGCGAACTGCCGGTGGCCTGCCCGCCGCGGACCGCGCCGGTGCCCGAACTGATGGAGGTGGCGGCATGA
- a CDS encoding biotin/lipoyl-containing protein — translation MAAVAAARAAAVLEPGLDQPVRLVGARLWLAGAALVLAVGAGASWTVWGKLPHTLTVHAVAAHGDAPVRVAAEHPGSVLEFKVRPGERVTAGQVLALVGAEGSTTEVTAPAAGTVSALLAAPGDRLAAGSPVLTLDASAAPATVRLLVDDPKDAAKLAPGLPVLVPVPGGGAIRAVVDRVEPLPVRADSLDGTLPVAVPGLPAGTAPVWVAYARLPQGVALNGPLALDVRVDLGSRHPYQAVLGQEAKR, via the coding sequence GTGGCCGCCGTCGCCGCCGCCCGGGCCGCCGCCGTGCTGGAGCCCGGACTCGACCAGCCCGTACGGCTGGTCGGGGCCCGGCTGTGGCTGGCCGGCGCCGCGCTGGTGCTGGCCGTCGGCGCGGGCGCGAGCTGGACGGTGTGGGGCAAGCTCCCGCACACCCTGACCGTGCACGCGGTCGCCGCCCACGGCGACGCCCCCGTCCGGGTGGCCGCCGAACACCCGGGCAGCGTCCTGGAGTTCAAGGTCCGTCCGGGTGAGCGGGTGACGGCCGGGCAGGTGCTCGCGCTGGTCGGCGCGGAGGGGTCCACCACCGAGGTCACCGCCCCCGCGGCCGGCACCGTGAGCGCGCTGCTGGCCGCCCCCGGAGACCGACTCGCCGCCGGATCGCCCGTGCTGACCCTGGACGCGAGCGCCGCACCGGCCACCGTCCGGCTGCTGGTGGACGACCCGAAGGACGCCGCGAAGCTCGCCCCCGGCCTGCCCGTGCTGGTCCCGGTGCCCGGCGGGGGAGCGATCCGCGCCGTCGTCGACCGGGTCGAGCCGCTGCCCGTCCGCGCCGACTCGCTCGACGGCACCCTGCCGGTCGCCGTCCCCGGCCTGCCCGCCGGCACCGCGCCCGTCTGGGTGGCGTACGCCCGGCTCCCGCAGGGCGTCGCGCTGAACGGCCCGCTGGCGCTGGACGTCCGGGTCGACCTCGGCAGCCGGCACCCGTACCAGGCGGTGCTCGGACAGGAGGCCAAGCGATGA
- a CDS encoding ATP-binding cassette domain-containing protein, giving the protein MVFRYPGSALPALDGVSLRAEPGEFVAVVGPSGAGKSTLIRLLLGFERPEAGAVRYDGRELASLDARLVRRQLGSVLQHGRMLRGSLLENLAGADPDVAEDRIWHAAELAGIADELRALPMGLGTRVGEDAQGFSGGQVQRLLLARALVRDPAVLLLDEATSALDNATQQRVAEAVAGLDRTRLVIAHRLSTIRTADRIYVLDGGRVSAEGTYRELLGTDPLFTRLARFQEM; this is encoded by the coding sequence GTGGTGTTCCGCTACCCGGGCAGCGCGCTGCCCGCCCTGGACGGGGTGTCGCTGCGCGCCGAGCCCGGCGAGTTCGTCGCCGTGGTCGGCCCGTCCGGCGCCGGGAAGTCCACCCTGATCCGGCTGCTGCTCGGCTTCGAGCGGCCCGAGGCCGGCGCGGTCCGCTACGACGGCCGCGAACTGGCCTCGCTGGACGCCCGGTTGGTGCGCCGCCAGCTCGGCTCGGTGCTCCAGCACGGCCGGATGCTGCGCGGCTCGCTGCTGGAGAACCTGGCCGGCGCCGACCCCGACGTCGCCGAGGACCGGATCTGGCACGCCGCCGAACTCGCCGGGATCGCCGACGAGTTGCGCGCCCTGCCGATGGGCCTGGGCACCCGGGTCGGCGAGGACGCCCAGGGCTTCTCCGGCGGCCAGGTGCAGCGCCTGCTGCTGGCCCGCGCCCTGGTCCGCGACCCGGCCGTGCTGCTGCTCGACGAGGCCACCTCCGCACTCGACAACGCCACCCAGCAGCGGGTCGCCGAGGCCGTCGCCGGACTCGACCGCACCCGCCTGGTGATCGCCCACCGACTGAGCACCATCCGCACCGCCGACCGGATCTACGTGCTGGACGGGGGCCGGGTGTCCGCCGAGGGCACCTACCGCGAACTGCTCGGCACCGACCCCCTGTTCACCCGCCTCGCCCGCTTCCAGGAGATGTGA
- a CDS encoding SagB family peptide dehydrogenase translates to MTVIEHLPPAPATGGHRPLRRLLRLRPEVEVTAQGADVELAHPWGRQRVHALGERTVAALLDLTRSDADLDLLALDHVRLLKLLERFPYLVTTTVADPLGTPLATAVPIARSADLPGFARPTGRLVLSRFAYLRRLPDGQGQDGESCVLESPMAPFRLTLHQAAAGAFVAALSASRTAEEAALLAGMSPGEGEALAGLLAGGGFLDAGQGSEAPLWDFHDLLFHARSRPGRHDYPTGGVFAHQDVPQLPAVSTPGAREEGEGIDLPVPDWDTVVARDPALSEVLEGRRSVRSYADTPVTLDQLAELLYRVARVRRVIPGDPADPHGYDGVERPYPAGGATGELEVYLSVVKCVGLESGVYRYDAAAHRLRPRPFQHPGEEAAFGELVTAAWRATACTVDPQVLLTVTSRFGRLSWKYSQIAYALTLKHVGVLYQTLYLVATAMGLAPCGLGSGDTDAAARALGLDWTAESSVGEFLIGSRPAGVPRTAHGFADVVAAARAGEGFGENF, encoded by the coding sequence ATGACCGTCATCGAACACCTGCCGCCCGCCCCCGCCACCGGGGGCCACCGCCCGCTGCGCCGCCTGCTCCGGCTGCGCCCCGAGGTCGAGGTCACCGCCCAGGGCGCCGACGTCGAACTCGCCCACCCCTGGGGCCGCCAGCGCGTCCACGCGCTCGGCGAACGCACCGTCGCCGCCCTGCTCGACCTGACCCGCTCCGACGCCGACCTCGACCTGCTGGCGCTCGACCACGTCCGGCTGCTGAAGCTGCTCGAACGCTTCCCGTACCTGGTCACCACCACCGTCGCCGACCCGCTCGGCACCCCGCTGGCCACCGCCGTGCCGATCGCCCGCTCCGCCGACCTGCCCGGATTCGCCCGCCCCACCGGCCGGTTGGTGCTCTCCCGGTTCGCCTACCTGCGCCGGCTGCCGGACGGCCAGGGCCAGGACGGCGAGAGCTGCGTCCTCGAATCGCCGATGGCGCCGTTCCGGCTCACCCTCCACCAGGCCGCCGCCGGGGCCTTCGTGGCGGCGCTCAGCGCCTCCCGCACCGCCGAGGAGGCCGCCCTGCTCGCCGGAATGTCCCCCGGCGAGGGCGAGGCGCTGGCCGGACTGCTGGCCGGCGGCGGCTTCCTGGACGCCGGGCAGGGCTCCGAGGCCCCGCTCTGGGACTTCCACGACCTGCTGTTCCACGCCCGCAGCCGCCCCGGCCGGCACGACTACCCCACCGGCGGCGTCTTCGCCCACCAGGACGTCCCGCAACTGCCCGCGGTCTCCACCCCCGGCGCCCGCGAGGAGGGCGAGGGCATCGACCTGCCCGTCCCGGACTGGGACACCGTGGTCGCCCGCGACCCCGCGCTCAGCGAGGTCCTCGAAGGCCGCCGCTCGGTGCGCTCCTACGCCGACACCCCGGTCACCCTCGACCAGCTCGCCGAACTGCTCTACCGGGTGGCCCGGGTCCGCCGGGTGATCCCCGGCGACCCCGCCGACCCGCACGGCTACGACGGCGTCGAGCGCCCCTACCCGGCCGGCGGCGCCACCGGCGAACTGGAGGTCTACCTCTCGGTGGTCAAGTGCGTCGGCCTGGAGTCCGGCGTCTACCGCTACGACGCCGCCGCCCACCGGCTGCGCCCCCGCCCGTTCCAGCACCCCGGCGAGGAGGCCGCGTTCGGCGAACTCGTCACCGCCGCCTGGCGCGCCACCGCCTGCACCGTCGACCCGCAGGTGCTGCTCACCGTCACCAGCCGGTTCGGCCGGCTGTCCTGGAAGTACAGCCAGATCGCCTACGCGCTGACCCTCAAGCATGTCGGCGTGCTCTACCAGACCCTCTACCTGGTGGCCACCGCGATGGGCCTGGCCCCGTGCGGACTCGGCTCCGGCGACACCGACGCCGCCGCCCGGGCGCTCGGCCTGGACTGGACCGCGGAGTCCTCGGTCGGCGAGTTCCTGATCGGCAGCCGCCCGGCCGGGGTGCCGCGCACCGCGCACGGCTTCGCGGACGTGGTGGCCGCCGCCCGCGCCGGGGAGGGCTTCGGCGAGAACTTCTGA
- a CDS encoding ABC transporter transmembrane domain-containing protein: MSALLGLLVPLSTGVLLPGLLLAERHPVRWLAVLLGSAVVASWLLTLVRNTAAVRLTSRVQHALEPAVWDRLLAQDARFFRDYTTGDLVHRANAVAQARQALSEVLVGAVLGAVFAVTGLTVLLLVDWRLGGLLLLAVLAVTAALLLLGRRRQEYESRVYAAHGQLQGVLYGLLLGIDKIQTAGREIQAFARWAAPFAGQKRADAAAMRSEALSSALTTALQPLLLAVLLAGATFGPAAEAGHLMAAGVAAGQVALALGQVTHAAVGAYGVAPVLERLRPILAEPAVNAAERAGQLTDPGRLKGQLASNRWCSATRAARCPPWTGCRCAPSPASSSPWSARPAPGSPP; the protein is encoded by the coding sequence GTGTCGGCGCTGCTCGGCCTGCTCGTCCCGCTGTCCACCGGAGTGCTGCTGCCCGGCCTGCTGCTGGCCGAACGGCACCCGGTGCGCTGGCTGGCCGTGCTGCTGGGCTCCGCGGTGGTGGCGTCCTGGCTGCTCACGCTGGTCCGCAACACCGCCGCCGTCCGGCTCACCAGCCGGGTGCAGCACGCGCTCGAACCCGCCGTCTGGGACCGGCTGCTGGCCCAGGACGCCAGGTTCTTCCGCGACTACACCACGGGTGACCTGGTGCACCGGGCGAACGCGGTGGCGCAGGCCCGCCAGGCCCTCTCGGAGGTGCTGGTGGGCGCCGTACTCGGTGCGGTGTTCGCCGTCACCGGGCTGACGGTCCTGCTGCTGGTGGACTGGCGGCTCGGCGGGCTGCTGCTGCTCGCCGTGCTGGCGGTGACGGCCGCGCTGCTGCTGCTCGGCCGTCGCCGCCAGGAGTACGAGTCCCGGGTGTACGCGGCGCACGGGCAGCTCCAAGGGGTGCTGTACGGGCTGCTGCTGGGCATCGACAAGATCCAGACCGCCGGCCGGGAGATCCAGGCGTTCGCCCGCTGGGCCGCCCCGTTCGCCGGGCAGAAGCGGGCCGACGCCGCCGCGATGCGCAGCGAGGCCCTGTCGAGCGCGCTGACCACCGCGCTCCAGCCGCTGCTGCTGGCCGTCCTGCTGGCCGGGGCGACCTTCGGCCCGGCCGCCGAGGCCGGGCACCTGATGGCCGCCGGGGTGGCGGCCGGACAGGTCGCCCTGGCGCTCGGCCAGGTCACCCACGCCGCGGTCGGCGCGTACGGCGTCGCCCCGGTGCTGGAGCGGCTGCGCCCGATCCTCGCCGAACCGGCCGTGAACGCCGCCGAGCGGGCCGGACAGCTCACCGACCCCGGCCGCCTGAAGGGTCAACTCGCCTCGAACAGGTGGTGTTCCGCTACCCGGGCAGCGCGCTGCCCGCCCTGGACGGGGTGTCGCTGCGCGCCGAGCCCGGCGAGTTCGTCGCCGTGGTCGGCCCGTCCGGCGCCGGGAAGTCCACCCTGA
- a CDS encoding TOMM precursor leader peptide-binding protein — protein sequence MSELIGFKRHFTPYVVDGEAVYLVSERGVSVVDGRLAQALAPLLDGTRTAEQIGAALDGVVPADKLRAGVDKLRAGGWVTAADPATDRPGAAFFEMAGQDGDTAMAALRGATVRVEVYGELDAAPFLAALAAAGVTVDQDAAFTVALTEDYLHPGLAERNRRALADGRPWLLARPVGSIVWVGPVFSPDAPGTEGAENTEGAENAENAEGTGGSGCWECLAHRLSANRQSLSYLQHRLGQDQPISTAGAHLPATLALGTQLAALETAKWLAGARPSQPAVTTLDTVLLESEKHVLVRRPQCPSCGDDAIMERRQLAPVAFDSRPKAFTADGGHRSASPEDMLEKYRPQLSPITGVVTTLVPAARTPTGLRVYVSGQNLSRQSGDLKQLRTGLRSVSCGKGRTDVQARASALGEAMERFSGVFQGDEARRTATFAELGDAAIHPARTLLYSDRQYAERDRWNVKQSMFNVVPVPFRADDPIEWSPAWSLTEQRHRWLPTQAMYYGYRHSGRFYAAGDSNGCAAGTSFEDAVLQGFLELVERDAVALWWYNRVQRPAVDLDSFGDPYVDQLREVYRGLRREVWALDLTADFGIPVVGAFSRRTDARPGSGTNEDVLIAFGAHLDPHIALTRALTEMNQFLGPVAGDEHGKVSYAGADPEQKAWWTTATVANQPYLLPDPHAPRSTPASWLPLAGADLADDLALVQKIVEDRGMEFLVADQTRPDVGLPVARVIVPGMRHFWARFAPGRLYDVPVRLGWLDAPTPESELNPIPIFI from the coding sequence ATGTCCGAACTCATCGGCTTCAAACGCCACTTCACCCCGTACGTGGTCGACGGCGAGGCCGTCTACCTGGTCTCCGAGCGCGGCGTCTCGGTGGTCGACGGCAGGCTCGCCCAGGCCCTCGCCCCGCTGCTGGACGGCACCCGCACCGCCGAGCAGATCGGCGCCGCCCTGGACGGCGTCGTCCCCGCCGACAAGCTGCGCGCGGGCGTCGACAAGCTCCGGGCCGGCGGCTGGGTCACCGCCGCCGACCCGGCCACCGACCGCCCCGGCGCGGCCTTCTTCGAGATGGCCGGGCAGGACGGCGACACCGCGATGGCCGCGCTGCGCGGCGCCACCGTCCGGGTCGAGGTGTACGGCGAGCTGGACGCCGCGCCGTTCCTGGCCGCGCTGGCCGCGGCCGGCGTCACCGTCGACCAGGACGCCGCGTTCACCGTCGCGCTCACCGAGGACTACCTGCACCCCGGCCTGGCCGAGCGCAACCGGCGGGCCCTGGCCGACGGCCGCCCCTGGCTGCTGGCCCGCCCGGTCGGCTCGATCGTCTGGGTCGGCCCGGTGTTCAGCCCGGACGCCCCGGGCACCGAAGGCGCCGAGAACACCGAGGGCGCCGAGAACGCCGAGAACGCCGAGGGCACCGGCGGCTCCGGCTGCTGGGAGTGCCTGGCGCACCGGCTGTCCGCCAACCGGCAGTCGCTCAGCTACCTCCAGCACCGCCTCGGCCAGGACCAGCCGATCTCCACCGCCGGCGCCCACCTGCCCGCCACCCTGGCGCTCGGCACCCAGCTCGCCGCCCTGGAGACCGCCAAGTGGCTGGCCGGCGCCCGACCGTCGCAGCCCGCCGTCACCACCCTGGACACCGTGCTGCTGGAGAGCGAGAAGCACGTCCTGGTGCGCCGCCCGCAGTGCCCGTCCTGCGGCGACGACGCGATCATGGAGCGCCGCCAACTCGCCCCCGTCGCCTTCGATTCCCGCCCCAAGGCGTTCACCGCCGACGGCGGCCACCGCTCGGCCTCGCCCGAGGACATGCTGGAGAAGTACCGCCCCCAGCTCAGCCCGATCACCGGCGTGGTCACCACCCTGGTCCCCGCCGCCCGCACCCCCACCGGCCTGCGGGTCTACGTCTCCGGGCAGAACCTGTCCCGGCAGAGCGGCGACCTCAAGCAGCTGCGCACCGGCCTGCGCTCGGTCAGCTGCGGCAAGGGCCGCACCGACGTGCAGGCCCGGGCCTCCGCGCTCGGCGAGGCCATGGAGCGCTTCTCCGGCGTCTTCCAGGGCGACGAGGCCCGCCGCACCGCGACCTTCGCCGAACTCGGCGACGCCGCGATCCACCCCGCCCGCACCCTGCTCTACTCCGACCGGCAGTACGCCGAGCGCGACCGCTGGAACGTCAAGCAGTCGATGTTCAACGTCGTGCCCGTCCCGTTCCGCGCGGACGACCCGATCGAGTGGTCCCCGGCCTGGTCGCTCACCGAGCAGCGGCACCGCTGGCTGCCCACCCAGGCGATGTACTACGGCTACCGGCACAGCGGCCGGTTCTACGCCGCGGGCGACTCCAACGGCTGCGCGGCCGGCACCTCCTTCGAGGACGCCGTGCTCCAGGGCTTCCTGGAACTCGTCGAACGGGACGCGGTCGCGCTGTGGTGGTACAACCGGGTCCAGCGCCCGGCCGTCGACCTGGACTCCTTCGGTGACCCGTACGTCGACCAGCTCCGCGAGGTCTACCGCGGCCTGCGCCGGGAGGTCTGGGCGCTCGACCTGACCGCCGACTTCGGCATCCCGGTGGTGGGCGCGTTCTCCCGGCGCACCGACGCCCGGCCCGGCTCGGGCACCAACGAGGACGTGCTGATCGCGTTCGGCGCCCACCTCGACCCGCACATCGCGCTCACCCGCGCCCTGACCGAGATGAACCAGTTCCTCGGCCCGGTCGCCGGGGACGAGCACGGCAAGGTCAGCTACGCGGGCGCCGACCCCGAGCAGAAGGCCTGGTGGACCACCGCCACCGTCGCCAACCAGCCCTACCTGCTGCCCGACCCGCACGCCCCGCGCTCCACCCCCGCCAGCTGGCTCCCGCTCGCCGGGGCCGACCTGGCCGACGACCTGGCGCTCGTCCAGAAGATCGTCGAGGACCGCGGCATGGAGTTCCTGGTCGCCGACCAGACCCGCCCCGACGTGGGGCTGCCCGTCGCCCGGGTGATCGTCCCCGGCATGCGGCACTTCTGGGCCAGGTTCGCGCCCGGCCGGCTCTACGACGTCCCGGTCCGGCTCGGCTGGCTGGACGCCCCGACCCCGGAGAGCGAGCTCAACCCGATCCCCATCTTCATCTGA